One genomic region from Planctomycetaceae bacterium encodes:
- the larB gene encoding nickel pincer cofactor biosynthesis protein LarB encodes MTTDDSASNKMESVAADIDLQRQARCGFPEVIYGEGKTADLIVHIMKTQQAAGQACLATRVTEEQANVVRAAFPATIYNPVARTVRLVAPEAMAGNFENPPTSAAIVRSTPGPTANASGTGSQKVLVVTAGSSDMPVAEEALETLRWMNVACELIADCGVAGPHRLQRHVARLQGASVIVCVAGMEAALPSVVGGFVSCPVIGVPTSVGYGASLQGVTAFLSMLTCCSSNVTVVNIDAGFKGGYVAGLIASRMQASAAPEN; translated from the coding sequence ATGACAACTGACGATTCGGCTTCGAACAAAATGGAAAGTGTGGCTGCGGATATCGATCTTCAACGGCAGGCACGCTGCGGATTTCCTGAAGTCATCTACGGCGAAGGCAAGACAGCCGACCTGATCGTTCACATCATGAAAACGCAGCAAGCCGCCGGCCAGGCCTGTCTTGCGACACGTGTGACGGAGGAACAGGCGAATGTGGTCCGCGCCGCGTTTCCCGCTACGATCTACAATCCGGTTGCGCGAACGGTGCGGCTGGTCGCACCCGAAGCGATGGCTGGAAACTTTGAAAATCCACCGACGAGTGCTGCCATCGTGCGAAGTACTCCGGGACCGACAGCAAACGCATCAGGGACGGGGTCTCAGAAGGTACTGGTTGTAACGGCGGGAAGCAGTGACATGCCCGTCGCTGAAGAGGCCCTCGAAACACTTCGGTGGATGAATGTGGCCTGCGAGTTGATCGCGGATTGCGGGGTTGCCGGACCACACCGTCTGCAACGTCATGTCGCACGTCTTCAGGGGGCGAGCGTGATAGTCTGCGTTGCCGGAATGGAAGCCGCGTTACCTTCGGTTGTCGGTGGTTTCGTCAGCTGTCCGGTCATTGGTGTTCCGACATCCGTCGGCTACGGGGCTTCCCTTCAGGGGGTGACAGCATTTTTATCGATGCTCACCTGCTGCTCATCAAACGTAACGGTCGTCAATATTGATGCCGGGTTTAAGGGTGGCTACGTTGCCGGTCTTATCGCTTCGCGAATGCAAGCCAGCGCTGCCCCCGAAAATTGA
- a CDS encoding response regulator has product MGHSDQWQLVEMGFIDSLPDGVAFVDSDLRVQWTNRPFLSILGHADSPVGRTLTELLTSPEFPEIDLSPLTSEDPGQPQHRLILRVDSRKWLGLRSRPCSARTPGRAQESASGSQVDANSEVIDGYAVTVRDVSLEVMERQKQEAIYRAGLELGNLSPDEVTSMSHDERVDLLKESILEFTQDILGYKTFEIRQLNPFTQELLPLLEFGMNPEAAARRLFARPEENGVTGYVAYTGTPYLCNDTLVDPRYLCGINDAHSSLTVPLMLRDIVLGTFNVESPGTRAFDEQDLEFLLLFGRIVANELNQLQLLVAEKVTTETQNSDRLRREISDPSDIILRDATWILERYIGHDPDVCDRLHRIVEATRKISGRIDHVDEGGPSTSMVGSVIAREPRPKLRRKRILVIDGDIVARDDAHTLLGQMGCFVEAVPNCEDACLMARSHHYDVILTDIRLPDKNGYECFRQLRDINANVPIIMMTGFGYDPTHSIVNARKEGLKSVLYKPFRRGQLLDEVEKAVSTPPPHDS; this is encoded by the coding sequence ATGGGTCACAGCGACCAATGGCAGCTCGTCGAGATGGGGTTTATCGATAGCCTCCCTGATGGCGTTGCATTCGTAGATAGTGACCTGCGAGTGCAGTGGACCAACAGGCCATTCCTATCGATTCTTGGCCACGCAGATTCGCCGGTCGGACGCACTCTGACTGAGCTGCTGACTTCGCCGGAGTTTCCGGAGATTGATCTGTCGCCGCTGACCAGTGAGGATCCCGGCCAGCCCCAGCACAGGCTCATTCTTCGTGTCGATTCGCGAAAGTGGCTGGGATTACGCTCGCGACCCTGTTCAGCACGGACGCCCGGGCGGGCACAGGAATCAGCATCAGGATCCCAGGTGGATGCGAATTCAGAGGTGATCGATGGCTACGCCGTTACCGTGCGTGATGTCAGCCTTGAGGTCATGGAACGGCAAAAACAGGAGGCGATTTACAGGGCTGGCCTGGAACTCGGCAATCTCTCTCCGGATGAGGTCACCAGCATGTCACACGACGAACGTGTGGATCTGCTGAAAGAGAGTATTCTGGAATTCACTCAGGATATCCTTGGCTACAAGACGTTCGAGATTCGTCAGCTGAATCCTTTCACTCAGGAGTTGTTGCCGCTTCTGGAATTCGGCATGAACCCGGAAGCTGCCGCCCGGCGGCTGTTTGCAAGACCCGAGGAAAACGGTGTCACAGGCTACGTGGCATACACCGGTACGCCCTACCTTTGTAACGATACACTGGTTGACCCACGGTACTTGTGCGGGATCAACGATGCCCACAGCTCTCTGACAGTACCGCTGATGCTGCGGGACATCGTGCTGGGAACATTTAACGTTGAGAGTCCCGGCACACGTGCTTTTGACGAACAGGACCTTGAATTCTTGCTTCTGTTTGGCCGCATTGTTGCCAACGAATTGAATCAGCTTCAACTGCTGGTTGCGGAAAAGGTCACCACCGAAACGCAGAATTCCGACCGCCTTCGACGTGAGATCTCAGATCCCAGCGATATTATCCTGCGCGACGCAACGTGGATTCTGGAACGCTATATTGGACACGATCCCGATGTTTGTGATCGCCTGCATCGCATCGTCGAAGCCACCCGGAAGATCAGCGGTCGAATTGATCATGTGGACGAGGGCGGGCCGTCGACGTCCATGGTCGGTTCTGTGATTGCCAGAGAACCCCGACCGAAACTGCGCCGTAAACGCATTCTTGTGATCGACGGGGACATCGTCGCTCGTGACGACGCCCACACATTGCTGGGTCAGATGGGGTGCTTTGTGGAGGCTGTCCCGAATTGTGAAGACGCCTGCCTGATGGCGCGATCGCATCACTACGACGTGATCCTGACTGACATCAGGCTGCCTGACAAGAACGGCTATGAGTGTTTTCGCCAACTCAGGGATATCAACGCAAATGTTCCAATCATCATGATGACTGGTTTTGGATATGACCCGACGCATTCCATCGTGAATGCTCGAAAAGAAGGATTGAAGTCCGTCTTGTACAAACCCTTCCGCCGTGGCCAACTCCTCGATGAAGTCGAGAAAGCCGTCTCGACACCGCCCCCTCATGATTCATAA